A genomic window from Prochlorococcus sp. RS04 includes:
- a CDS encoding HDIG domain-containing metalloprotein — protein sequence MQNITTILKKLLYLWRRSQVPVKQPIKISRIDNLIIFLVCILISVISSYKLLLISPLNSADIFSWFWTFTEILISCEVLILVSKKENPTISSRQIFLIINLLLAVQVTKLALASTISPLSMIIPPALIISQGMGSITSLAWVSIASLIWPEPEIIINNNLFFILLVCASIVSLLGGRIRSRAQLLQLSIFVPIGSLLSQWIFIGKDKISFFNKQDFVLANGDIFSDSLLLAIAMLFTILFMPIFESIFGLLTKARLLELADKEKPLIRRLSLEAPGTFEHTLLICGLAEEATRMIGGDIDLIKTGALYHDVGKLHAPNWFIENQDGSKNPHDELDDPIKSAEVLQAHVDEGLKFARKNRLPKLIANFIPEHQGTLKMGYFFQKAKEKNLNINEYYFRYKGPIPQSKETAILMLADGCEAALRAMNINASDKEALKTISNIIYSRKKDGQLDDSNLSKGEIFLIKRSFLNVWKRIRHRRIQYPTNKNNTFS from the coding sequence GTGCAAAACATCACAACTATCTTAAAGAAATTGCTTTATCTGTGGAGGCGAAGTCAAGTTCCAGTAAAACAACCAATTAAAATTTCAAGGATAGATAATCTCATAATTTTTTTAGTATGCATTTTAATTTCAGTAATTTCTTCTTATAAATTACTTCTTATCTCGCCTTTAAATTCTGCAGATATTTTTTCTTGGTTTTGGACCTTTACTGAAATACTTATTAGTTGCGAAGTTTTGATATTAGTTTCAAAAAAAGAAAATCCTACAATTTCTTCAAGACAGATCTTCTTGATCATTAACCTTCTTTTAGCAGTACAAGTTACGAAATTAGCCTTAGCTTCAACCATAAGTCCATTATCTATGATAATTCCACCGGCATTAATAATATCTCAAGGAATGGGAAGCATAACATCTTTAGCTTGGGTATCAATAGCGAGTCTTATTTGGCCTGAACCAGAAATTATTATCAATAACAATTTATTTTTTATTTTATTAGTTTGTGCTTCAATAGTATCTCTTCTTGGAGGAAGAATAAGAAGTAGAGCTCAGTTACTTCAACTATCCATTTTTGTTCCCATTGGATCGTTATTGAGTCAATGGATATTTATAGGTAAAGATAAAATATCTTTTTTTAATAAGCAAGATTTTGTTTTAGCAAATGGGGATATATTTTCTGATTCCTTGCTATTGGCAATAGCTATGCTTTTTACAATCTTATTTATGCCCATTTTTGAATCGATATTCGGATTATTAACCAAAGCAAGATTACTCGAATTGGCTGATAAGGAGAAACCTCTAATTAGAAGATTGTCTCTAGAAGCTCCTGGCACTTTTGAACATACCTTACTTATATGTGGTTTAGCGGAGGAAGCAACAAGAATGATTGGTGGAGATATTGATCTAATTAAAACTGGAGCTTTATATCATGATGTTGGCAAATTACATGCACCTAATTGGTTTATTGAAAATCAGGATGGTTCAAAAAATCCTCATGACGAATTAGATGATCCGATTAAAAGTGCAGAAGTATTACAAGCTCACGTTGATGAAGGATTGAAATTTGCAAGAAAAAATAGACTACCTAAATTGATAGCTAATTTTATTCCTGAACATCAAGGTACCCTTAAAATGGGATATTTTTTTCAAAAAGCTAAAGAAAAAAATCTAAACATTAATGAATATTATTTTAGATACAAAGGTCCTATTCCTCAGTCTAAAGAAACAGCTATTTTAATGCTTGCCGATGGATGTGAAGCAGCACTAAGAGCTATGAATATTAATGCATCTGATAAAGAAGCTTTGAAAACAATTTCTAATATTATCTACTCACGTAAAAAAGATGGGCAATTAGATGATAGTAATTTATCGAAAGGTGAAATTTTTCTAATAAAAAGGTCATTCTTGAATGTGTGGAAAAGAATTAGACACAGAAGAATTCAGTATCCAACTAACAAGAATAATACTTTTTCTTAA
- a CDS encoding 2-isopropylmalate synthase, with translation MSKDTGRILIFDTTLRDGEQSPGASLNLEEKLAIAHQLARLGVDVIEAGFPFASSGDFKAVNKIANAVGKENGPIICGLARASKGDIKACFEAVSPAPKKRIHTFIATSDIHLKHKLKKSRKDVLQIVPEMVNYAKSLVDDIEFSCEDASRSDPDFLYEVIQLAISAGATTINIPDTVGFTTPSEFGKLIADINKNVPNIDDAVISVHGHNDLGLAVANFLEAVKNGARQLECTINGIGERAGNASLEELVMALHVRKSFFNSFFKRNPDSPTPLTAIRTEEITKTSRLVSNLTGMTVQPNKAIVGANAFAHESGIHQDGVLKNRLTYEIIDAKTVGLSDNKISLGKLSGRSAVRARLEEMGYDLSREDLNDAFARFKDLADRKREITDRDLEAIVSEQVQLPEAKFQLSLVQVSCGNASKPTATISLLNTEDNSEDTAVSIGTGPVDAVCEALNKLAKVPNELIEFSVKSVTEGIDALGEVTIRIRRDNKIYSGHSADTDVVVAAANAYVNALNRLVFSEKKNSIHPQFDNLENSDNKFLSNPAN, from the coding sequence ATGTCAAAAGATACTGGAAGAATTTTAATATTTGATACAACTCTTCGAGATGGAGAGCAATCTCCTGGTGCAAGTTTAAATCTCGAAGAAAAACTTGCTATCGCCCATCAATTAGCAAGATTAGGAGTAGATGTTATTGAAGCTGGATTCCCTTTCGCAAGTTCAGGAGATTTTAAAGCTGTTAATAAAATTGCTAATGCTGTAGGGAAAGAAAATGGTCCTATAATATGCGGTTTAGCTAGAGCGTCTAAAGGAGATATAAAAGCATGTTTCGAAGCAGTAAGTCCAGCTCCCAAGAAAAGAATACATACTTTTATTGCAACAAGTGATATTCATCTTAAACATAAACTTAAAAAATCCAGAAAAGATGTTCTTCAAATAGTTCCAGAAATGGTTAATTATGCAAAATCATTAGTAGATGATATTGAGTTTTCTTGTGAAGATGCCTCAAGGAGTGATCCTGATTTTTTATACGAAGTGATTCAACTGGCAATTTCTGCAGGAGCGACAACAATAAATATCCCTGATACTGTTGGATTTACTACTCCTAGTGAATTTGGCAAACTAATTGCCGATATAAATAAAAATGTTCCAAATATTGATGATGCAGTAATCTCGGTTCATGGTCATAATGATTTAGGTTTAGCAGTAGCCAATTTTCTTGAGGCAGTAAAAAATGGCGCAAGACAACTTGAATGTACGATCAATGGAATTGGTGAAAGAGCCGGAAATGCCTCTCTAGAAGAATTAGTAATGGCACTTCATGTTAGGAAAAGTTTTTTTAATAGTTTTTTCAAAAGAAATCCAGATTCCCCAACTCCTCTTACGGCTATAAGAACAGAAGAAATAACAAAAACCTCTAGACTTGTTTCTAACCTAACTGGAATGACTGTACAACCTAATAAAGCAATTGTGGGAGCTAACGCTTTCGCACATGAATCAGGAATTCATCAGGATGGGGTTTTAAAAAATAGACTAACTTACGAAATTATCGATGCAAAAACTGTTGGTTTGAGTGACAACAAAATATCCTTAGGGAAACTAAGTGGAAGAAGTGCAGTAAGAGCAAGACTAGAAGAAATGGGCTATGACTTAAGCCGAGAAGATTTAAATGATGCTTTTGCACGTTTTAAGGATTTAGCTGACAGGAAAAGAGAAATTACTGATAGAGACTTAGAAGCAATTGTTAGTGAACAAGTACAGCTCCCAGAAGCTAAATTTCAATTAAGTCTTGTACAAGTAAGTTGTGGTAACGCCTCAAAACCTACTGCCACCATTTCGCTTCTAAACACAGAAGATAATAGTGAGGATACTGCTGTATCAATAGGCACTGGACCCGTAGATGCTGTATGCGAGGCTTTAAATAAATTAGCTAAAGTTCCTAATGAATTAATTGAATTTTCTGTTAAGTCGGTAACAGAAGGAATTGATGCTTTGGGCGAAGTAACAATAAGAATAAGAAGAGATAATAAAATATATTCTGGTCATTCTGCTGATACAGATGTTGTAGTTGCTGCAGCGAATGCTTACGTAAATGCTTTAAATAGACTTGTATTTTCTGAGAAAAAAAATTCAATTCATCCACAATTTGATAATTTAGAGAATTCTGATAATAAATTTCTATCTAATCCTGCAAATTAA
- a CDS encoding glycoside hydrolase family 57 protein: MNGQYSKNNLLGQLAIVLHAHLPYVRKNEKNSLEEDWLFQAILECYIPLLQSIESSKNENPLNTKLTISLSPTLLSLLNNKKIQETFPGWIETRKDFLNELPKEEKNASRFLMNNLNDKYLYWQKCSGNLIEKFRVLKNSGNLDILTCAATHGYLPILRENPETVKGQINTAIRNHENIFGTKPFGIWLPECAYYENLDEILSNSGIRYAILDGHGILNATPRPRYGVYAPICSKKGVAFFGRDSESTLPVWSAKDGFPGDKVYREFHKDLGWELPISKLQKKGISTKRPLGLKFHKITDDKAPLGEKAFYLDKEAKKKVAEHADSYLLARSKQLEKLTLSSSFKPLLVAPFDAELFGHWWYEGPFFIENILKNSTKYSIKLTNLKEFLLQKPNLQICDPSPSSWGQGGYHNYWINDANAWIVPEITKAGSTFVDLCSKNFKNELSQRLFKQAARELLLSESSDWSFILRAGTTTELAKERIERHLFRFWKIVEMIKNHSNINLKFLEDIEEEDKVFPDINIDDWRK, from the coding sequence ATGAATGGGCAATACTCTAAAAATAATCTTTTAGGCCAGCTAGCGATAGTTTTACATGCTCATCTTCCTTATGTCAGAAAAAATGAAAAAAACTCCTTAGAAGAGGATTGGTTATTTCAGGCGATTTTGGAATGTTATATACCACTACTTCAATCAATAGAATCTTCCAAAAATGAAAATCCTTTAAATACCAAACTTACTATTAGTTTGTCTCCAACATTATTATCACTTCTAAATAATAAAAAAATTCAAGAAACATTCCCAGGCTGGATTGAAACAAGAAAAGATTTCTTAAACGAACTGCCAAAAGAAGAAAAAAATGCCTCTAGATTTTTAATGAATAACCTTAATGACAAATACTTGTATTGGCAAAAATGTTCTGGAAATTTAATTGAGAAGTTTAGAGTTTTAAAAAACTCTGGAAATTTGGATATTCTTACTTGTGCTGCTACACACGGATATTTGCCCATTTTAAGGGAGAATCCAGAAACTGTTAAAGGACAAATCAATACAGCCATTAGGAACCATGAAAATATTTTTGGAACTAAGCCTTTTGGTATATGGTTACCTGAATGTGCATATTATGAGAATTTAGATGAAATACTATCTAATTCCGGAATTAGATACGCTATTTTAGATGGCCACGGTATTCTAAACGCTACACCAAGGCCTAGGTATGGTGTTTACGCTCCAATATGCTCGAAAAAAGGAGTGGCCTTCTTTGGAAGAGATAGTGAGTCAACATTGCCCGTTTGGTCTGCAAAAGATGGGTTCCCGGGAGACAAAGTTTATAGGGAATTTCATAAAGATTTGGGATGGGAATTACCTATCTCCAAACTCCAAAAGAAAGGTATCTCAACTAAAAGACCTTTGGGTTTGAAGTTTCATAAGATTACAGATGATAAGGCTCCATTAGGGGAAAAGGCGTTTTACTTAGATAAAGAAGCCAAAAAGAAAGTTGCAGAACATGCTGATTCTTATCTTCTCGCGAGATCCAAACAATTAGAAAAATTAACATTATCCTCTTCCTTTAAGCCCTTATTGGTAGCTCCATTTGATGCAGAGTTATTTGGTCATTGGTGGTATGAGGGACCTTTTTTTATTGAAAATATTTTAAAGAACTCTACTAAATATTCAATAAAGCTTACAAATTTAAAAGAATTCTTACTTCAAAAGCCAAATCTTCAGATTTGCGATCCATCACCATCAAGCTGGGGACAAGGAGGTTACCATAATTACTGGATTAATGATGCAAATGCATGGATTGTTCCAGAGATCACAAAAGCAGGCTCAACTTTCGTAGATTTATGCTCGAAAAATTTTAAAAATGAATTATCTCAAAGACTTTTTAAGCAAGCAGCTAGAGAATTACTTCTCTCTGAGTCATCTGATTGGAGTTTTATCCTAAGAGCCGGAACTACAACTGAGCTTGCAAAAGAAAGGATAGAAAGACATTTGTTCAGGTTCTGGAAAATAGTTGAAATGATTAAAAATCATTCCAATATTAATTTAAAATTTCTTGAAGATATTGAGGAAGAAGATAAAGTTTTCCCAGATATTAATATTGATGATTGGCGAAAATAA
- the crtL gene encoding lycopene beta cyclase — protein MEILDILILGSGPAALCLASELAKQDLNIKGISTKSPNERWENTYGIWASELEELGLESLLSHRWCKTVSFFGNGENIKGDNPTKHNYDYGLINQEAFQNELLKKCNGIEWFNETAKDIKEKNKLSEVICFSGRRIKARLVIDASGHKSNFIKRPFQNEVAQQAAYGIVGKFSSPPVNKDQFVLMDFRPNHLNNEEKLSSPSFLYAMDLGNETFFVEETSLASYPALSQENLKKRLFKRLNNKGIQVSEIFHEENCLFPMNLPLPFKKQFVLGFGGSASMVHPASGYMIGSLLRRAPLLAKKLAIFLKEPNLSSLELATKGWEILWPYELIQRHKLYQYGLRRLMSFDESRLRSFFSNFFRLSTNEWVGFLTNTLPLPKLIYVMTKMFINSPLKVKLGMLKLN, from the coding sequence ATGGAAATACTTGATATTCTAATTTTAGGTTCTGGGCCTGCAGCACTATGCTTGGCTTCAGAGTTAGCAAAGCAAGATCTAAATATTAAGGGTATATCAACCAAATCTCCAAATGAAAGATGGGAGAATACATATGGTATTTGGGCTTCTGAATTAGAGGAATTAGGATTAGAGTCTTTGTTATCTCATCGGTGGTGCAAAACAGTTAGTTTTTTTGGGAATGGCGAAAATATAAAAGGAGATAATCCTACAAAACATAATTACGATTATGGTTTGATAAATCAAGAAGCTTTTCAAAATGAACTTTTAAAAAAGTGTAACGGAATTGAATGGTTCAATGAAACAGCAAAAGATATTAAAGAGAAAAATAAACTATCTGAGGTGATTTGTTTTTCAGGTAGAAGAATAAAAGCGAGGTTAGTCATTGATGCAAGTGGTCATAAAAGTAATTTCATAAAAAGACCATTCCAAAATGAAGTCGCTCAACAAGCTGCGTATGGGATTGTCGGTAAATTTTCATCGCCACCAGTTAATAAGGATCAGTTTGTTTTAATGGATTTTCGTCCAAATCATTTAAACAATGAAGAAAAGTTATCATCTCCTTCCTTTCTTTATGCAATGGATCTTGGAAATGAAACTTTTTTTGTTGAAGAAACATCATTAGCTAGTTATCCTGCCTTATCCCAAGAAAATCTAAAAAAAAGACTTTTTAAAAGATTAAATAATAAGGGTATTCAGGTAAGTGAAATTTTTCATGAAGAGAATTGCCTTTTCCCAATGAATTTACCCCTCCCATTTAAAAAACAGTTTGTACTTGGTTTTGGAGGGTCTGCAAGCATGGTGCATCCTGCATCAGGATACATGATCGGATCTTTATTAAGAAGAGCTCCGCTCCTTGCAAAAAAATTAGCGATCTTTTTAAAAGAACCTAATCTCAGTTCTCTTGAACTGGCAACAAAAGGTTGGGAGATCCTATGGCCTTACGAGTTAATACAAAGGCATAAACTTTACCAATATGGTTTAAGAAGACTGATGAGTTTTGACGAAAGTAGATTAAGAAGCTTTTTCTCAAATTTCTTTAGATTATCGACCAATGAATGGGTAGGTTTTCTTACTAATACACTTCCACTTCCAAAACTAATTTACGTTATGACTAAGATGTTTATAAATTCACCTCTAAAAGTAAAACTAGGAATGCTTAAGTTAAATTAG
- the gyrA gene encoding DNA gyrase subunit A — MSDILDSDNSGLSEDNDRIIQTDLRNEMSRSYLEYAMSVIVGRALPDARDGLKPVHRRILYAMYELGLTSGRPYRKCARVVGEVLGKYHPHGDTAVYDALVRMAQDFSMRMPLIDGHGNFGSVDNDPPAAMRYTESRLQSLTDESLLEDIESETVDFADNFDGSQQEPTVLPARIPQLLLNGSSGIAVGMATNIPPHNLGELINGLKSIINNPSIEDRELFEIIKGPDFPTGGQILGRDGIRETFKTGRGSITMRGVANIEQIKSSGRAEKDAVIITELPFQTNKAALIERIADLVNEKKLEGISDIRDESDRDGMRIVIELKRDAYPQVVLNNLFKLTPLQNNFSANILALVKGEPTTLSLRKMLDVFLDFRVETIRRRTGFLLKKAEERDHIIKGLLLALGSMDEIINLIRSAKDTVSAREKLQTDHELSATQAEAILQMQLRRLTALEADKIKGEHDELTKKINLYQQILNSKERIFEIILEELNKIDERFSSPRKTEILDLGGGLDDIDLIANDRSVVLLTEAGYLKRMPVNEFESTSRGSRGKAGTKTQEDDEVKLFISCNDHDTLLLFSDRGISYALPAYRVPMSSRTAKGTPSVQLLPIPREEKITSLVAVDSFNNDCYLLMLTKAGFIKRTSLSAFSKIRSNGLIGINLEDGDALTWVRLSKEGDSVLIGSRTGMAIHFRLDINELRPLGRTARGVKSMNLRKGDNLVSMDVLTSDLVDQLAKSEDLTKESDENLEVNSSEGPWVLIASAFGLGKRVPVTQFRLQKRAGMGLRAIKFRIKDDALVCLKVLGEGEELLFVTEKGVIVRTKADKISQQSRAATGVKLQRLDEGDHLSEVVLVPHEQTEETDQFNQGVEN; from the coding sequence ATGTCTGATATTTTAGATTCTGATAACTCAGGATTAAGCGAAGATAACGACCGAATTATTCAAACTGACCTAAGAAATGAGATGTCTCGCTCATACCTTGAGTATGCAATGAGCGTTATAGTTGGTCGTGCTCTTCCAGATGCAAGAGATGGATTAAAACCTGTTCATAGAAGAATTCTTTATGCAATGTATGAACTTGGTTTAACTAGCGGTAGACCATACAGAAAATGTGCAAGAGTTGTTGGAGAAGTACTAGGTAAATACCACCCTCATGGCGATACTGCTGTTTATGATGCTTTGGTTAGGATGGCTCAGGACTTCTCTATGAGGATGCCACTCATAGATGGCCATGGAAACTTTGGTTCTGTTGATAACGACCCTCCAGCAGCGATGAGATATACAGAATCTCGTTTACAGTCTCTTACAGATGAAAGTTTATTAGAGGATATTGAATCTGAAACTGTAGATTTCGCCGATAATTTTGACGGTTCTCAGCAAGAACCAACAGTTTTACCTGCTAGGATTCCTCAACTACTTTTAAATGGATCATCTGGAATAGCAGTAGGAATGGCAACTAATATTCCACCTCATAACCTAGGGGAATTAATTAATGGCCTTAAATCAATCATTAATAACCCTTCGATTGAAGATAGAGAACTTTTTGAAATAATTAAGGGCCCTGACTTCCCCACAGGTGGTCAAATCTTAGGCAGAGATGGTATCAGAGAAACTTTCAAGACAGGAAGGGGTTCAATAACTATGAGAGGTGTAGCAAATATTGAGCAAATTAAATCAAGTGGTAGAGCAGAAAAAGATGCAGTAATAATTACAGAGCTCCCATTTCAAACTAATAAAGCGGCATTGATAGAAAGAATTGCTGATCTGGTTAATGAAAAAAAATTGGAAGGTATTTCTGATATTAGAGATGAAAGTGATAGAGACGGAATGAGGATTGTTATTGAATTAAAAAGGGATGCCTACCCACAAGTAGTTTTAAATAATTTATTTAAGTTAACACCTCTACAAAATAACTTTAGTGCAAATATCCTTGCTTTAGTAAAAGGAGAACCCACAACACTTTCACTTAGAAAAATGTTAGATGTTTTTCTAGACTTCAGAGTGGAGACAATTAGACGAAGAACAGGATTTTTATTAAAAAAGGCTGAAGAGAGGGATCACATTATAAAAGGTCTTTTATTAGCATTGGGTTCTATGGATGAGATTATTAATCTAATTAGATCCGCAAAAGATACAGTTTCAGCCAGAGAAAAATTACAAACTGATCATGAGTTATCTGCCACACAGGCAGAAGCCATTTTACAAATGCAATTAAGAAGATTAACAGCATTAGAAGCAGATAAAATTAAAGGGGAACATGATGAGTTAACCAAAAAAATCAACTTGTATCAGCAAATATTAAATAGTAAAGAAAGAATTTTTGAAATTATTCTTGAAGAACTTAATAAAATCGATGAAAGATTTTCCTCTCCAAGAAAAACAGAAATACTTGATTTAGGCGGTGGTCTAGATGATATTGATCTTATAGCTAATGACAGATCTGTAGTTTTATTGACTGAAGCAGGTTATTTAAAAAGAATGCCTGTTAATGAATTCGAATCTACAAGTCGTGGGTCTAGAGGTAAAGCGGGAACAAAAACGCAAGAAGATGATGAAGTAAAACTATTTATAAGCTGCAATGATCATGATACTCTTTTGCTTTTTAGTGATAGAGGGATATCTTATGCTTTGCCAGCATATAGAGTTCCCATGAGTAGCAGAACAGCTAAAGGTACTCCTTCCGTTCAACTTCTCCCAATACCAAGAGAAGAAAAGATAACCTCGTTAGTTGCAGTAGATTCTTTTAATAACGATTGTTATCTATTAATGCTTACAAAGGCTGGATTTATAAAAAGAACTTCACTTTCTGCTTTCTCAAAAATCCGATCTAATGGATTAATAGGAATAAATCTTGAAGATGGAGATGCTTTAACTTGGGTTAGATTATCAAAAGAAGGTGACAGTGTTTTGATTGGATCAAGAACGGGAATGGCGATTCATTTCAGACTAGATATTAACGAATTAAGGCCTCTAGGCAGGACCGCAAGGGGGGTTAAATCTATGAACCTTAGGAAAGGAGACAATCTTGTATCTATGGATGTTTTAACATCTGATTTAGTTGATCAATTAGCTAAAAGTGAAGATCTCACGAAAGAGTCTGATGAAAATCTTGAAGTTAACTCTTCAGAGGGTCCTTGGGTACTAATAGCCAGTGCATTTGGACTGGGCAAAAGAGTACCTGTAACTCAGTTTAGATTACAAAAAAGAGCAGGCATGGGTTTGAGAGCGATAAAATTCAGGATTAAAGATGATGCATTAGTTTGTTTGAAGGTCCTTGGAGAAGGAGAAGAATTACTTTTTGTGACCGAAAAAGGCGTGATAGTTAGAACAAAAGCAGATAAAATATCCCAGCAATCTAGAGCCGCTACTGGAGTAAAATTACAAAGATTAGATGAGGGTGATCATTTATCAGAAGTTGTATTAGTTCCTCATGAACAGACAGAAGAAACAGACCAATTCAACCAAGGTGTAGAAAATTAA
- a CDS encoding GuaB3 family IMP dehydrogenase-related protein, translating into MNIELGLNKKVRRAYGIDEIALVPGNRTLDYDLTNPSWSIGDIKREVPIIASAMDSVVDVNTAVELTKLGCLGVINMEGIQTRYENPDEILNQIASVGKNDFVPLMQKIYSEPVKEGLILHRINEVKERGGIAALSGTPQAAIKFKETLNNSKIDLFFLQGTVVSTEHLGKEGKETLNIKDLCQSMNIPVVAGNCVTYEVAKLLMEAGVAGLMVGIGPGAACTSRGVLGIGIPQATAIADCSAARNDYFKESGRYIPIIGDGGIVTGGDICKCLACGADAVMIGSPIAKSSNAPGKGFHWGMATPSPILPRGTRIEVGSTGSLERIIKGPALLDDGTHNLLGAIRTSMSTLGAKNIKEMQEVEIVIAPSLLTEGKVYQKAQQLGMGK; encoded by the coding sequence GTGAATATTGAACTTGGTTTAAATAAAAAAGTCAGAAGGGCTTATGGCATTGATGAAATTGCTTTAGTCCCTGGAAATAGAACACTTGATTACGATTTGACTAATCCTTCTTGGTCAATAGGTGATATCAAAAGAGAAGTACCGATCATAGCTAGTGCCATGGACAGTGTTGTAGATGTCAATACGGCTGTAGAACTCACAAAATTAGGTTGCCTAGGGGTTATTAATATGGAAGGCATACAAACAAGATATGAAAATCCTGATGAAATATTGAACCAAATAGCATCAGTTGGGAAAAATGATTTTGTTCCGTTAATGCAGAAAATATACAGTGAACCCGTCAAAGAGGGATTGATTTTACATAGAATAAATGAGGTCAAAGAAAGAGGAGGTATTGCTGCTCTTAGTGGTACTCCTCAAGCTGCTATTAAGTTTAAAGAAACACTTAATAATTCCAAAATAGATTTATTTTTTCTTCAAGGAACAGTTGTTTCAACTGAACATCTCGGTAAGGAAGGTAAGGAAACCTTAAATATTAAAGATCTTTGCCAATCTATGAATATCCCAGTTGTAGCGGGAAATTGTGTTACTTACGAAGTTGCAAAACTTCTCATGGAAGCTGGAGTTGCAGGATTAATGGTTGGGATAGGGCCTGGAGCAGCATGTACATCAAGAGGCGTATTGGGAATTGGAATCCCTCAAGCAACTGCAATAGCTGATTGTAGTGCGGCAAGAAATGATTACTTTAAAGAAAGCGGTCGTTATATTCCTATTATTGGTGATGGAGGAATTGTAACGGGCGGAGATATCTGTAAATGTTTAGCATGTGGAGCAGATGCTGTAATGATTGGATCCCCAATAGCTAAATCCTCAAACGCTCCAGGTAAAGGATTTCACTGGGGTATGGCTACCCCAAGTCCAATATTGCCAAGGGGCACAAGAATTGAAGTTGGTTCCACAGGATCCTTAGAAAGAATAATTAAAGGCCCTGCTTTACTTGATGATGGGACGCACAACTTATTAGGGGCTATTAGAACCTCAATGAGTACTCTTGGGGCAAAAAATATTAAAGAAATGCAAGAAGTTGAAATAGTTATCGCACCATCGCTTCTTACAGAGGGTAAGGTTTATCAAAAAGCTCAGCAGCTTGGGATGGGTAAGTAG
- the trxA gene encoding thioredoxin, translating into MSSAPAVTDSSFDKDVLQSDLPVLVDFWAPWCGPCRMVAPVVEEISKDFEGKIKVFKLNTDENPNVASQYGIRSIPTLMIFKGGQKVDTVVGAVPKATLSSTLTKHL; encoded by the coding sequence ATGTCATCAGCTCCAGCCGTAACTGATTCTTCATTTGACAAAGATGTACTGCAAAGTGATCTACCAGTATTGGTTGATTTTTGGGCACCATGGTGCGGTCCATGTAGGATGGTCGCTCCAGTTGTAGAAGAAATCTCAAAAGACTTTGAAGGAAAAATTAAAGTTTTTAAATTAAATACAGATGAGAATCCAAATGTAGCCAGTCAATATGGAATTAGAAGTATTCCTACATTAATGATCTTTAAAGGAGGTCAAAAGGTTGATACAGTTGTTGGTGCAGTGCCAAAAGCAACTCTTTCGAGCACTTTAACTAAGCATTTATAA
- the hisH gene encoding imidazole glycerol phosphate synthase subunit HisH has product MHKIGLIDYGMGNIHSVTKSLESLGEEIILIKNFNDSNLCKAIILPGVGAFDPAMNNLINTDLINDLKNWIKSGKSFFGICLGLQLLFESSDEGKVQGLGILKGKIQKIPNIVNQRIPHMGWCQLLPTKKNTLFGTEEFNNWVYFVHSYHAIPDDLNIIAAQVNYGSEKLTAMIENDNLLACQFHPEKSGKTGEKLLRRWLSNIQ; this is encoded by the coding sequence TTGCATAAAATTGGACTAATAGACTATGGAATGGGTAATATTCATTCTGTGACAAAATCTCTAGAAAGTCTTGGAGAAGAAATTATATTAATTAAAAACTTTAATGATTCCAATCTTTGTAAGGCGATAATACTTCCTGGAGTTGGAGCATTTGATCCAGCGATGAATAATCTCATAAATACTGATTTGATAAATGATTTGAAAAATTGGATTAAAAGTGGGAAGTCCTTTTTTGGTATATGCTTAGGTCTCCAACTCCTTTTTGAATCTAGTGATGAAGGAAAAGTTCAAGGGCTGGGAATTTTAAAAGGAAAAATACAAAAAATACCCAATATTGTTAACCAAAGAATCCCACACATGGGTTGGTGCCAACTTTTACCTACAAAAAAAAATACTTTATTTGGGACTGAAGAGTTCAATAATTGGGTCTATTTTGTACATTCCTATCATGCAATCCCAGATGATTTAAATATTATTGCAGCTCAGGTTAATTATGGATCTGAAAAATTAACTGCAATGATTGAGAATGATAATTTATTGGCCTGTCAATTTCATCCGGAAAAATCTGGAAAAACCGGTGAAAAACTTTTGAGAAGATGGCTGAGTAATATTCAATAA